The Helianthus annuus cultivar XRQ/B chromosome 16, HanXRQr2.0-SUNRISE, whole genome shotgun sequence genome includes a window with the following:
- the LOC110915462 gene encoding uncharacterized protein LOC110915462, which yields MTDIVKQILAKPIQLADQVIKSADEACINKQDCSELKSKTEKLAGLLRQAARASNDLYERPTKRIIEDTEQVLEKALSLVLKCRNNGLVKRVFTIIPAAAFRKMSSQLENSIGDVSWLLRVSAPNNSTDEYLGLPPIAANEPILCLIWEQIAILYTGTLDDRSDAAASLVSLARDNDRYGKLIIEEGGVNPLLKLAKEGKLEGQENAALAIGLLGRDPESVEHMIHAGVCSVFVKILKEGPMKVQAVVAWAVAELVSHYPKCQDLFAQHNIVRLLVGHLAFETVEEHSKYAITSNKPTSIHAVVLASNNNSNSNNVGSNSNGPSNSQTNKGPVNNDEDEDKNRVAHPTGSNPQQPFRMHSVVTSTMAMKNQTRPPSGNGLGPNANQKPENVAVKKQNHHHYTSVSLSANSLHKGRELEDPATKAYMKAMAARALWHLAIGNSAICRSITESRALLCFAVLLEKGPEEVQFNSAMALMEITSVAEQDSELRRSAFKPNSPACKAVIEQLLKVIEKADSKLLLPCVKAIGNLARTFRATESQMIQPLVQLLDEREAEITRAATIALSKFACSENYLHLDHSKAIINAGGAKHLVQLVYFGEHMVQTPALVLLCYIALHVPDSEDLAQAEVLTVLEWASKQSPLIQDEQVESLLQNSKSRLELYQSRGSRGFH from the coding sequence ATGACCGATATAGTCAAACAGATCCTCGCAAAACCGATCCAGTTAGCCGACCAAGTCATCAAATCCGCCGACGAAGCCTGCATCAACAAACAAGACTGCTCCGAACTCAAATCCAAAACCGAAAAGCTCGCCGGCCTCCTCCGCCAAGCCGCACGTGCCAGCAACGACCTCTACGAACGACCCACCAAACGCATCATAGAAGACACCGAGCAAGTCCTCGAGAAAGCCCTCTCCTTGGTCCTCAAATGCCGCAACAACGGTCTCGTCAAGCGCGTCTTCACCATCATCCCTGCAGCCGCCTTCAGAAAAATGTCCTCACAGCTTGAAAACTCCATTGGTGATGTCTCATGGCTGTTACGTGTCTCAGCTCCGAACAATTCCACCGATGAGTACCTCGGTCTGCCCCCGATCGCTGCCAACGAGCCGATTTTGTGCTTAATTTGGGAACAGATTGCAATTTTGTACACAGGGACGTTGGATGATCGATCCGATGCTGCTGCATCGCTTGTTTCATTGGCACGTGACAACGATCGATACGGGAAGTTGATAATTGAAGAGGGTGGGGTGAATCCGTTGCTGAAGTTGGCGAAAGAGGGGAAGCTGGAGGGGCAGGAGAATGCTGCGTTGGCGATCGGGTTGCTCGGGAGGGATCCGGAGAGTGTGGAGCATATGATTCACGCGGGTGTGTGTTCGGTTTTTGTTAAGATATTGAAAGAAGGGCCGATGAAGGTGCAGGCGGTTGTGGCGTGGGCTGTGGCGGAGCTGGTGTCGCATTATCCGAAATGCCAGGATCTGTTCGCGCAGCATAACATTGTGAGGTTGCTTGTTGGGCATCTCGCGTTTGAGACGGTCGAGGAGCATAGTAAGTACGCTATTACTAGTAATAAGCCCACTTCGATTCATGCTGTCGTGTTAGCTAGTaacaataatagtaatagtaataatgtTGGGAGCAATTCAAATGGGCCTAGTAACAGTCAAACTAATAAGGGGCCGGTAAACAACGATGAGGACGAGGATAAGAATCGAGTTGCCCATCCTACGGGGTCCAACCCTCAACAGCCGTTTAGGATGCATAGTGTTGTAACAAGTACAATGGCTATGAAAAACCAAACGAGACCTCCTTCTGGTAACGGGTTGGGTCCAAACGCGAATCAGAAACCTGAAAATGTTGCTGTCAAGAAGCAAAACCATCATCATTACACGAGTGTTTCGTTGTCCGCCAACAGTTTACATAAAGGGAGAGAGTTGGAAGACCCTGCGACGAAGGCTTACATGAAAGCGATGGCTGCACGTGCTCTGTGGCATTTGGCGATAGGGAATTCAGCCATTTGTCGAAGCATTACTGAGTCAAGAGCGTTACTTTGTTTTGCGGTTTTGTTAGAGAAAGGCCCGGAAGAGGTCCAGTTTAATTCGGCTATGGCGCTTATGGAGATCACGAGTGTAGCCGAGCAAGATTCCGAGCTTAGAAGATCGGCTTTTAAACCAAACTCGCCTGCGTGCAAAGCTGTGATCGAACAGTTACTAAAAGTTATAGAAAAAGCAGACTCGAAACTCCTGCTCCCATGTGTTAAAGCCATTGGGAACCTGGCTAGAACGTTTCGTGCAACCGAGTCTCAAATGATCCAACCGTTGGTTCAACTTCTCGATGAACGCGAGGCGGAGATCACCAGAGCAGCCACCATAGCGTTGTCCAAGTTCGCGTGCTCGGAAAACTATCTCCACCTTGATCATTCAAAAGCCATTATCAATGCTGGTGGTGCGAAACATTTGGTTCAGTTGGTTTACTTTGGGGAACACATGGTTCAAACCCCTGCTTTAGTGCTGCTATGCTACATTGCTCTACATGTGCCGGATAGCGAAGATCTTGCACAGGCCGAGGTACTTACGGTTCTTGAATGGGCATCGAAACAGTCTCCTTTGATCCAAGACGAACAGGTGGAATCGCTTTTACAAAACTCGAAAAGTCGGTTGGAACTTTATCAATCGCGAGGGTCAAGGGGGTTTCATTAG